In a single window of the Sphaeramia orbicularis unplaced genomic scaffold, fSphaOr1.1, whole genome shotgun sequence genome:
- the LOC115416179 gene encoding NADH dehydrogenase [ubiquinone] 1 beta subcomplex subunit 9 produces the protein MASAYLTHQQKVLRLYKKSLRHLESWCVFRDKYRFYACMLRARFDENKNEKDLVKATMLLKAGEEEFWSNQHPQPYIFPDSPGGTSYERYDCYKVPEWVLDWWHPSEKAMYPDYFSKREQWKKLRTQSWDREVEQLQAETPADGPQTEALPPARKEGDLPPLWWQYVTRPRERPT, from the exons ATGGCCTCAGCCTATCTCACCCACCAGCAGAAAGTACTGCGACTTTACAAGAAATCACTGAGACACCTGGAATCATGGTGTGTGTTCAG AGATAAATACCGCTTCTACGCCTGCATGTTACGGGCTCGTTTCGATGAGAACAAGAATGAGAAGGACTTGGTGAAGGCCACGATGCTGCTGAAGGCGGGAGAGGAGGAGTTCTGGTCCAACCAACATCCACAGCCCTACATCTTCCCCGACTCTCCCGGAGGAACCTCCTACGAGAGATATGACTGctacaag GTACCGGAGTGGGTTCTGGACTGGTGGCACCCCTCAGAGAAGGCCATGTACCCGGACTACTTCTCCAAGAGGGAGCAGTGGAAGAAACTGAGGACGCAGAGCTGGGACCGAGAG gtgGAGCAGCTCCAGGCTGAGACTCCGGCCGACGGCCCCCAGACTGAAGCCCTGCCCCCGGCCCGGAAGGAGGGTGACCTCCCCCCTCTGTGGTGGCAGTACGTCACCCGCCCCCGGGAGCGCCCCACATAA